The following are encoded together in the Bos javanicus breed banteng chromosome X, ARS-OSU_banteng_1.0, whole genome shotgun sequence genome:
- the LOC133242870 gene encoding ferritin heavy chain-like has protein sequence MIPAPLQECQNYHPDCEAGVNSQVNLQIYASYVYLSMAFYFDRDDVALKRFSHFFLRCSHKHKEQIESLMHLQNRHGGRFCLQDLRKPDRTNWESGLLAMQCALHLEKSVNQSLLDLYQLATDKNDPHLCHFLKTRHLDQQVEFIKKLRDDVSNLPKMGVPEVSMAEYLFDKLTLGDGDKED, from the coding sequence ATGATACCCGCTCCCTTGCAGGAGTGCCAGAACTACCACCCAGACTGCGAGGCCGGCGTCAACAGTCAGGTCAACCTGCAGATCTATGCCTCCTATGTGTACCTGTCCATGGCCTTCTACTTCGACAGGGACGACGTGGCCTTGAAGCGCTTCTCCCACTTCTTCCTGCGCTGCTCTCACAAGCATAAGGAGCAGATCGAGAGCCTGATGCACCTCCAGAACCGTCACGGGGGCCGCTTCTGTCTCCAAGACCTCAGAAAGCCTGACCGCACTAACTGGGAGAGCGGCCTTCTGGCCATGCAGTGTGCCCTGCACCTAGAGAAGAGCGTCAACCAGAGCCTGCTCGACCTGTACCAGCTGGCCACTGACAAGAACGACCCTCACCTGTGCCACTTCCTGAAGACCCGCCACCTGGACCAGCAGGTCGAGTTCATCAAGAAGCTGCGGGACGATGTTAGCAACCTGCCTAAGATGGGGGTGCCGGAAGTCAGCATGGCAGAGTACCTCTTTGACAAGCTCACCCTGGGCGACGGTGACAAGGAGGACTGA